In Syngnathus scovelli strain Florida chromosome 10, RoL_Ssco_1.2, whole genome shotgun sequence, the following are encoded in one genomic region:
- the mob3c gene encoding MOB kinase activator 3C, whose protein sequence is MALCLGQVFSKDKTFRPRKRFEPGTQRFELYKKAQASLKSGLDLRKVVQLPEGESLNDWVAMHVVDFFNRINLIYGTVSEYCTERTCPIMSGGLRYEYRWQDGDDYRKPTKLPALKYMNLMMDWIESLINDEDIFPTRVGVPFPKNFQQVCKKILSRLFRVFVHVYIHHFDSICSMGAEAHINTCYKHYYYFISEFNLIDHSELEPLKEMTEKICN, encoded by the exons ATGGCTTTGTGTTTGGGTCAGGTGTTCAGCAAAGACAAAACGTTCCGACCTAGGAAACGCTTCGAACCCGGCACACAACGGTTTGAACTGTACAAAAAGGCCCAGGCCTCGCTCAAGTCCGGCCTTGACCTGAGGAAGGTGGTGCAGCTGCCCGAGGGCGAGAGCCTCAATGACTGGGTCGCAATGCACGTGGTGGATTTCTTTAACAGAATCAACCTGATCTACGGAACGGTCAGCGAGTACTGCACCGAACGTACCTGTCCCATCATGTCCGGGGGGCTCAGGTACGAGTACAGGTGGCAGGACGGCGACGACTACAGGAAGCCCACCAAGCTGCCTGCTCTCAAGTACATGAACCTGATGATGGACTGGATCGAGTCGCTGATCAACGATGAAGATATCTTCCCCACCAGAGTAG GTGTTCCTTTCCCCAAGAATTTCCAGCAGGTGTGCAAGAAGATCCTGAGTCGGCTCTTCAGAGTGTTTGTGCATGTTTACATCCATCACTTTGACAGTATATGCAGCATGGGTGCAGAGGCCCACATCAATACCTGCTACAAGCACTACTACTACTTCATCTCGGAGTTCAACCTCATCGACCACTCTGAACTTGAGCCCCTG AAAGAGATGACTGAGAAGATTTGCAATTGA